GAACTGTGGGGGGAGCATCCGCCTCGCTGCGCCTCGGCGGCGTTACATGTGTACATCTCGCAGTTACGCAAGTTCCTGGCGGCGGCCGGGGAACGCGCGGCCATCGTCACCAAGGCCCCGGGGTACGTGTTGCGGCTGCAGGGGGCCGGGTACGACGTGGCGGAGTTCCAGCGGGCCGTCCAGCACGGCCGGCTGCACCTGCAGGCGGGACGGTACGCCGAGGCGCTGGCGGAGTTCGAGAAGGGGCTGGCGTTGCTGCGGGGGCCGGTGCTCGAGGACCTCGCGGAGGGGCCGGTGCTGAGCGCGTTCGCGGCGTGGGTCGAGACCGAGCGGCTGGACTGCCTGGAGTTGTCGATCGAGGCGCGCAACGCGCTCGGCCGCCACCGTGAGGTGATCGGGCCGTTGAACACGCTGATCGCGCAGTATCCGCTGCGTGAGTCGCTCTACCGGCACCTGATGGTCGCGCTGTACCGGTCGGAGCGGCAGGCGGACGCGCTTGCGGTGTACCGGTCGGCGCACCAGGTGCTGAGGATGGAGCTCGGGGTGCAGCCGTGCCGTTCGCTGCGGCGGCTGCATCACGCGATCCTGACGTCGGACGACCTTCTCGATCTGCCCGCGGCGAGCTGACCGTGCCTGGCGGGCCGACGTGGGTGCGGCGGTTCCATCCGGGCCCGGACGCGGCGGCGGAGGTGGTGTGCCTCCCGCACGCGGGTGGCGCGGCGGCGTACTGGTTCCCGTTGTCGGCGCTGCTCGCGCCGGCGGCCGAGGTGCTCGCCGTGCAGTACCCGGGACGGCAGGACCGGTACAAGGAGGCCGCGCTGGAGGACCTGCACGTGATGGCCGGCCTGATCGCCGAGGAGCTCGGCCCGGCGTCCCGGCCGCGTGTCCTGCTCGGTCACAGCATGGGTGCGTCGCTGGCGTACGAGGTGGCACTGCGGCTCACGACGCCGCCGGACGTGCTGGTGGTGTCGGGACGGCGCGCGCCGTCGCGGCGGCGGCCGGCCGAGCACCTGGACGACGTGGAGCTGGTGGCCAAGGTGCGTGCGCTCGGCGGCACGGACGCGGCGCGGCTCGCCGACCCCGACGTGCTGGAGATGGTGCTGCCGGCGCTGCGTGCCGACCACCGGGCTCTGGCGGCGTACCGGGACACGCCGGGTGCGGTGCCGTGTCCTGTGGTGGGGCTCGCGGGGGACGGCGACGCCGAGGCGCCGGTCGAGGACGTGGACGCGTGGCGGCATCACACCACGGGTGGGTTCACGTTGCGGGTGTTCCCCGGCGGCCATTTCTTCGTCGCCGAGCGTCTGCGTGAGGTGGCCGATGTCGTCGCGGGGCTGCTCCCCCGGGCCGTGTCGTGATCAGGGAGTTGCTGCCGCCGTGGGTGGTGGCCGTGGAGACCGGTGAGGACCCGGCGGACGCGTGGCTGTACCCGCAGGAGGCGGCGGTCGTACGCGGAGCGGTGGACGCGCGCCGCCGCGAGTTCACCACGGTGCGGCACTGCGCGCGAGCGGCGCTGCGTGAACTCGGGGTGGAACGGCGTCCACTGCTGCCGGGGCCGAGAGGCGCGCCGCTGTGGCCGCCGGGGGTCGTCGGCAGCATGACGCACTGCGCGGGGCTGCGCGCGGCGGCCGTGTCCTTGCGGCGGCACGCGGCGTCGATCGGCATCGACGCCGAGCCCGGTGAACCGGTGCCGCCGGGGATCCTGCGGGCCATCGCGTCACCGCGCGAACAACGGCACGTCGACGACCTGCTCGAGCGGATTCCCGGGGTGCGGTGGGACCGGCTGCTGTTCAGCGCCAAGGAGGCGGTGTACAAGGCGTGGTTCCCGCTGACCGGCCGCCGGCTGGACTTCCCCGACGCGTCCGTCGAGTTCGACCCCGGCACCGGGACGTTCCTCGCGCGGACGGCCGTGACCGGCGGCCGGGAACCGCGGTACTTCAGCGGCCGGTGGGGGGCCGGCTCGGGGTTGCTGGCCACGGTGGTCACGGTCCCCGCGTGGCGCGTCCGGCCGGAGGTGTCAGCCCGGGGTGCCGGCGAGGAGGCGGGCCAGGGCCGCGCGGGAGCCCACGCCTAGTTTGGTGTAGACGCGGGTCAGGTGGACGTCCACGGTGCGGGGGCTGATGCGCAGGCGGCCGGCGATGTCCTTGGTCTTGAGGCCCTCCCCCGCGAGGTCGGCGACCTGGCGTTCGCGCACGGTGAGGTCGGCGAGTCC
The window above is part of the Sphaerisporangium rubeum genome. Proteins encoded here:
- a CDS encoding AfsR/SARP family transcriptional regulator, which codes for MRYELLGPLRVFDGREFHALSAPKMEMTLATLLVRAERVTTKEQIVEELWGEHPPRCASAALHVYISQLRKFLAAAGERAAIVTKAPGYVLRLQGAGYDVAEFQRAVQHGRLHLQAGRYAEALAEFEKGLALLRGPVLEDLAEGPVLSAFAAWVETERLDCLELSIEARNALGRHREVIGPLNTLIAQYPLRESLYRHLMVALYRSERQADALAVYRSAHQVLRMELGVQPCRSLRRLHHAILTSDDLLDLPAAS
- a CDS encoding thioesterase II family protein, yielding MPGGPTWVRRFHPGPDAAAEVVCLPHAGGAAAYWFPLSALLAPAAEVLAVQYPGRQDRYKEAALEDLHVMAGLIAEELGPASRPRVLLGHSMGASLAYEVALRLTTPPDVLVVSGRRAPSRRRPAEHLDDVELVAKVRALGGTDAARLADPDVLEMVLPALRADHRALAAYRDTPGAVPCPVVGLAGDGDAEAPVEDVDAWRHHTTGGFTLRVFPGGHFFVAERLREVADVVAGLLPRAVS
- a CDS encoding 4'-phosphopantetheinyl transferase superfamily protein, with the protein product MIRELLPPWVVAVETGEDPADAWLYPQEAAVVRGAVDARRREFTTVRHCARAALRELGVERRPLLPGPRGAPLWPPGVVGSMTHCAGLRAAAVSLRRHAASIGIDAEPGEPVPPGILRAIASPREQRHVDDLLERIPGVRWDRLLFSAKEAVYKAWFPLTGRRLDFPDASVEFDPGTGTFLARTAVTGGREPRYFSGRWGAGSGLLATVVTVPAWRVRPEVSARGAGEEAGQGRAGAHA